The Panicum virgatum strain AP13 chromosome 6K, P.virgatum_v5, whole genome shotgun sequence nucleotide sequence tccacggcgggagctcccgcggcggtgcagggcggagcggtggccgccggcctcccctgctccctccgcgccgggccggcgggcgaggagctgcggcggcctCCCCTGCACCGGGCCGAGGAGCTACGGCGGCTGGCGCGGCGAGGCTCCCTGGGGCCCTCCCCTCCCGCAcccctccgccacgagctccggTGGCCTGCacgaggcggagccggcgcgcggcgggatCGGCCAGGCATCCCGCGCgcgggcggacggcgcggcgcggagcctcgcgcgggtggcggcgacACCTTCATGCTCCAGCCGCCGCGGGAGGAAGGAGCTGCCGCGGAGCGCgcgcggccggagcagggggCGGAGCGCCGGCGAGCAGGGCAGGCTGCGCGTGGCGGACGCGCCCTTGAGGCCGGCAAGCGTGCGGCGAACGCGCGCGGCATGGCGAGCAGGgcggggtgcgcgcggcggccgcggccgcgacccCTGCTACCCATCCTCCTCTGGCGCCGGGCACCGCGGAGGCCAGCCCACGAAgccgagcagggcggcggccctCAAGCTCCGGAGCCGGCCGGATCCGggagcacctcctcctcctccctcccatgGCGGATCGGGGCCGGACGGCGGCAAACGGGTCAGGGCACGCGCGggcctccggcgacggcggtggccctGGCCGGCTCCCTCGACACGGTGGCGTCGGTCGGCGAGGCGAGCaggggccgccggcggccgcgccgtccCCCGCCCTTgctccctcctccttcctctccctctctccggctcctccgccgccgtcgcctcaggTCCTCCGCTTGTCTCGGCTCCGGTGTGCCCCGCCCCTctcgcgcgctcgccggcctgggtggcggagctcgagctcatgCGCGCGTGCCGACGGGGATGGTGGAGCTCCGGCCGCCTACCTGGATggcggagctccggccgccTACCTGGCCGACGGGGATGGCGGAGCTCAGGAGCGCGTGCCGACGGGgacaggagagaggagaggtagagggagagagaaagaggagagaggagggctgacaggtgggtcccaccgCCACGTGGCGTCCAACTCAGTAAAACTACCCAGCAAAACAGCTCGATGGCCAAACATGAACGGTTTTAAGAGTTGGATGGCTGCGGATGTCCGGTTTTAGAGTTGCATTGCCAAATCCGGACGCAgtcgatagttggatggtcaaaaatagaCTTTACCCTAAGGTGTCACACAatcatattttttaaaattgttAACTAAATTAAAATCAAACTGCACCACTTTGGTCTTAGCGATGaaaatcttcaaaataagatcaCACTTGgatgatattttatataaaatattttttgcacGCAGAATAATTTTTTAGAATTGGAATAATTGTttcaataacaaaaaaaatgttccaTCTTATATGATTGGTTTGACTTGCAGTCAAATATGTGATTCTTAAGTCAAAGGGCCCCAAATCGAGAATCCACTTGGACGCGAGCACCCAGGTGACCACATATTCAATTGATTTCTCCTTTATGTTTCTATATATTTTTTCCATCACGTTCCTAGCTGTGctatcattttcttttcttttcagatTTTCCATTTTTTACCTTCTATCATGTGGTGAAGTTCTCTTGATAACTTTTTTACAAGACTCACGCTAAAAGGTATGTCAAGAATTGTACTCAGAAGTTGTATGATGAATTTGTGAGTGAAAAGATTGTGCAAGAAATCTTTCTGATGAAGATAACATCATACAGGTTGTGCTAAAAGAATTATCCTTCACaaattatttgaaaaaaaaactatgcatCAAAATTGTATGTATAGTAAAAGTTGTGCTAATaacaaattatttttcaaaaagttGTTAAGAAAAGAATTATACGTAAAATTTGTGAGAGTTATATGTAAAAGTTGTGTGCATAGTAAAAGTTATGATGAGATTTTATTACTCGGAAGGTGCGTGtgaaaaattatatataaaagTCCTTCCGATGTGCTGCTATATGCCGACTCGGATCCtgcttcaaaaagaaaaatacatGCCGACTCGGATCGAGAAATATAATCAAAGGAAAAATATAGATAGAAAAAATTGCGATACGCAGGTAGgcaggcatatatatatatgcatggatCGTGGTCGTGGGGCAAACCAACAAGGAAATCAAAAAGATCGACGATGGCGTGGGCCGACCTCCCGCCGGATCTCCTGGGCGCTGTCATCGCGCGCCTCCCGCATCCCGGCGACCGCGCCCGCATCtgcgccgcctgccgcgcgtggcgctccgccgcgcgccgccacgtGAGCCACCAGCAGCCCCCATGGATCGTGCTCCCGGACGGCACCTTCTGCACCACCGGCCGCGACGGCGCCTTCTTCCCCCGGATCCCCGGCCTCCCCGACAACGCCAcctgcctcgccgccaccgacgCCTGGCTCGCGCTCGACTGCACCGACGACGTGTTCCGGCGCACCCCCTTCTGGGACAACTACTGCCGCGAGACGGGGACGTTCCCCGTCGACGCCAGGCCGGACGTCAAGCACCGGCACACCTACCTGCTGCACAATCCCTTCACCAACGTCACCGTGCCGCTCCCGGAGCTGGACGCCATCATCGGCCATGTCGCCGAGACCTTCGAGGTCCGCAAGGTGCTCATGCGCTCGTCGACGAATCCAGCTGATGATCTCGTCGCCGTCACGACCAGCAGCTCGGACTGCAACATCATCCTGTGCCGCCCCGGCAAGGGTGCGCATGTGCTGCCCTACTTGAGGGTCATTGACGTCGCCTTCTTGGGAGACGACACGCTATATGGGATCACCTCGGGCGACGAACTCGTCGCCTTCCAtctcggcgaggacgacgacggcaggCCACAGGTCATCGGGTTTAGACTAGTCATCGTGAACCCAATGGCTGATTATTATAAGAAACATTCGTGGAGCTGGCCTCCAGGCGATGATGACAGTACTAGTGAGCGTAGTGAATATGATGGTGGAGAGAAGGATGGCAGCAATGAGGAGCCAAAACATGAGGACGAGGCACCGAACCAAGACAAGGATGGaaacgacgaggaggaggaggaggatgacgaggCAGCAGCAAacccagaggaggaggaggaggccgatgACGAGGCAGAAGCAGCAGACGCAGAGGAGGAAGTGGTGGTGGTAGACTACACCAGCTTCGATGCCGACGACTACGAGGTGAGAGAGGGCGACGATGACGATTGGGAGCTGCGGTACCTGGTGCCCTACGAAGCAAAGGACGAGACGTATACCGCCCGGTACCTGGTGCCGTCGCTGAGTGGGGATCTGCTCTTGGTGAGGCACCAGCGCCTATTGTCTCCGTATTCCGATTCCTACACTAGCAAGGTTGAGGTCTTGAAGGCGGATGTCATGGCGGGCAGGTGGATTCCGGTCACCGCTCACGACGGGCTAGGCAAAGGCGAGGCGCTCTTCCTCAGCCGATCCTTCAGCAAGTCCATTCGTGCGCACGGAGATGTCGAGGAGGGCCTGGTGCATTATTTATCTAGCCATCTGGACGATGTGTTGGACACGAGATCGTGGACTATACGTAACATGACATTTAGGTGGCCATGGCAGCGGAATCTGGCGGATGACAAGTGGGAAACATGGCTATTCCCACCAGAGTTGGTGCTTTAAAGTGTCTGCACGTTTTGTATTCAGTGTGCTGCCTATATAAATATAATTATTCTGTGCAAATAATTAAGTTGGTCGCCTATCCATCCGAAACAGGAGGTCACCTATCTTTTGTCATCCAATGCAACCAATTTTTCATCAGGCCTAAAAATTAAAGGACAATCCTATGTAGAATTGTGCATCAAACATATGCCTAGGTTCAAGCATTATATAGTTTATTCATAAATATATAGGGGCCAATGCAATTTTGGTGGACAGAGGTGCGCAACGTGATAGTCTTTAGACATGCTTAATTATCTGTGGTTATCTCCCTGGGCGGATTGTCTTTTTCTTAATTAGTATGTATACTCATATGTGCAATATCTTAATTGTCTTTTTCTTAATTAGTATGTATACTCATAGTATAGAAATGATTATAGTGTTATTTAATGCAAGAATGacaagtatgatgcaagaatgGCTCAGGAGTTTTGAAGGGGGATATCACTGTAGTCAGGTACATCGAGGGCCTCCATGTTCTTGTGACAATGCTTCACAAGTTAGCACCTGCTGTGAAATCGATGAACCTTTTTCCTTGTGACAGATTAAATACTTTGTTCTTCCATTTTCCTTGTGCAGAATTTTGGAAAGtagaagaactaagaaatgaCAGTGGGAGATGCAGCAATACTGTGTCAATAGGTGAGCTAGACAAACCATTCTGCAGTAGTTGTCGACAATGTTTGAAAAATGAGCTCGCAACTATATTTCACATAATTGCTGCTCTACATTATTTTGTTAGTGTTATAACTGAAACCTAATTGTAGGATAATTAGGATGTATGCTTTGCCTGGTAGAGATGGATTTGATATGATGTTTGTTTATCTTGGTAGGGATAGATCGACATTGTCATCTTTTTGGGCCTATAATATAGTTAAAACATGATATTAGCTATTTATGTTAGAGTATATGCGATGTTATGCCAAAGTCAAATGATGTTGTTAATCACACCAGTGCTTTTACTTCCTTTTGCAGATGTGTTGCAAGAATATACAGCACTATGTAAAGCTATTTTTGCAGAgttattttctttttgagaCTTATGTAGAGTGATGCTTAGGTCAGTGTTTTAAAAAcagtaaggcgaggcgaggcgagctgggtacgcctggacgcctaggcggTGCCTATGCGACGCCTAGGCAACAAGGCGCCCTTTAAATCACTGGCTTAGGTTCttgttttctttgtttgtttttcaGCTACTGTGCAATGTACAAACTCTTTAATTATTGATGTTAAAATCAATGCTTTGTGGTAGTGTGTAGTTATTTCAACTGTTTAGTTCTGTTCCAGTGATCGTTCACTATCAGGACGTCAATGTTTTCAGTTTAAAACGGTTTAATTTTCTTCCCTTTGTTATTCTGGCATGTAAAATTTTTGTGCTGCAGCATTTCAGATGGATGATGCTCTGACAACTGGAAGCATCAAGACTTCAGATGCAGAGAAGAGACGCTTAGCAAAAGCTTCCAGGATGAACTTCAGCtatttatcaaaaagaaaaaagaaaacagtTCAGCTAtctgtctgctgctgctgctaccatATTCCCTTCTGAATTGTCCGATGCTCGCATTTCATGGGCCCAAAATGGTGTGCTCACAACTGTGGTTGATGACTTTTTTGATGTTATGGGATCAAACGAGGAATTAGGAAACCTGATAGAATTAGTTGAGAAGTATTGTCCTTCAGCTTGATGCCTTTGTCTAATCTTTGAAGTAATGCTGATCTCTTATGCATGACTAATTGATCTCCCATGTTTGGCTAATGGTTTTCATAGATGCCATGAGCACCATGCAAATAAGTACTGCTCAGAGCAAGTAAGAATAGTATTTTACAAGGCCGTGATGTTACAAAACATCTAGCAGAAA carries:
- the LOC120639292 gene encoding uncharacterized protein LOC120639292, producing MAWADLPPDLLGAVIARLPHPGDRARICAACRAWRSAARRHVSHQQPPWIVLPDGTFCTTGRDGAFFPRIPGLPDNATCLAATDAWLALDCTDDVFRRTPFWDNYCRETGTFPVDARPDVKHRHTYLLHNPFTNVTVPLPELDAIIGHVAETFEVRKVLMRSSTNPADDLVAVTTSSSDCNIILCRPGKGAHVLPYLRVIDVAFLGDDTLYGITSGDELVAFHLGEDDDGRPQVIGFRLVIVNPMADYYKKHSWSWPPGDDDSTSERSEYDGGEKDGSNEEPKHEDEAPNQDKDGNDEEEEEDDEAAANPEEEEEADDEAEAADAEEEVVVVDYTSFDADDYEVREGDDDDWELRYLVPYEAKDETYTARYLVPSLSGDLLLVRHQRLLSPYSDSYTSKVEVLKADVMAGRWIPVTAHDGLGKGEALFLSRSFSKSIRAHGDVEEGLVHYLSSHLDDVLDTRSWTIRNMTFRWPWQRNLADDKWETWLFPPELVL